In Rhodococcus rhodochrous, a single genomic region encodes these proteins:
- a CDS encoding TrmH family RNA methyltransferase, whose translation MTDTHSEPAVEDAAGPTEWGEHPHGVGPWIEEFGTEPPTDPRYDPELLANGDRRNVVDAYRYWNREAIVADIDRRRHPLHVAIENFAHDANIGTVVRTANAFAVGTVHIVGRRRWNRRGAMVTDRYQHLLHHPDVDALVAWAAEQDLEIVAVDNTPGSVRLETATLPHRCLLLFGQEGPGVTEAARNVASMTVSIAQFGSTRSINAGVAAGIAMHAWIRQHADFSDAW comes from the coding sequence GTGACCGACACGCATTCCGAACCGGCCGTCGAGGACGCCGCGGGCCCCACCGAGTGGGGCGAGCACCCGCACGGCGTCGGACCGTGGATCGAGGAATTCGGCACCGAGCCGCCGACCGACCCGCGCTACGACCCGGAGCTGCTCGCCAACGGCGACCGGCGCAACGTCGTCGACGCCTACCGCTACTGGAACCGCGAGGCGATCGTCGCGGACATCGACCGTCGCAGGCACCCGCTGCACGTGGCCATCGAGAACTTCGCCCACGACGCGAACATCGGGACGGTCGTCCGCACCGCCAACGCGTTCGCCGTGGGCACCGTGCACATCGTCGGACGACGCCGGTGGAACCGGCGCGGAGCGATGGTCACCGATCGCTACCAGCACCTGCTCCACCACCCCGACGTCGACGCGCTCGTCGCGTGGGCGGCCGAACAGGACCTCGAGATCGTGGCGGTGGACAACACCCCCGGCTCGGTCCGGTTGGAGACGGCGACCCTGCCGCACCGCTGCCTGCTGCTGTTCGGGCAGGAGGGTCCCGGCGTCACCGAAGCGGCCCGCAACGTCGCGTCGATGACGGTCTCCATCGCCCAGTTCGGCTCCACCCGATCCATCAACGCGGGTGTCGCCGCGGGGATCGCGATGCACGCGTGGATCAGGCAGCACGCCGATTTCTCGGACGCCTGGTAA